One Aureibacillus halotolerans DNA segment encodes these proteins:
- a CDS encoding DUF4127 family protein, translated as MTTIAYLPLDERPCNYKFPQMLAGMTDFTLLLPEKQLLGKKKQPASFPELKNWLFTAAAQADHLIVSIDMLVYGGIVPSRLHLLTVEECESRLHVLKELKEKHPSLQIYAFNLIMRTPSYNSDDEEPTYYASSGSDIFTYGWLTDKQTSDELTADEQQTLSAVEKRLPASVLTDFTNRRHMNATVNKKTVDYAADQVINFLIIPLDDNAQYGFSPKEQRKLVTHIEKKNLMDIVAVYPGADEAGCTLFAHVFCKEKQYEPEIYIKYSSTKGPSIIPALEDRSLNESVKAQIAAANGYLTDSEASADAILMIHSPGAGQTHMAGPEDFTERHPSYVSEINKREFVRTMKRFIDKGKTVGLADVAILNGSDHLLMQLLSKNNLLHELASYAGWNTSGNTLGTAIAQLIIQSYYGPSLQSRYNLLYRLVEDWGYQATVRQQVTQELLPTLDATYFDISAEQHSVEAQITERIKEFVTREFPPELLEGLTISRCTMPWTRMFEVELEIQLT; from the coding sequence TTGACAACCATTGCTTATCTCCCGCTTGATGAACGACCATGCAACTACAAATTCCCACAAATGCTAGCGGGTATGACAGATTTTACGTTACTCCTCCCTGAAAAACAGCTGCTTGGAAAGAAAAAACAACCTGCCTCGTTTCCCGAACTGAAAAACTGGTTATTTACTGCCGCTGCACAGGCAGATCATTTAATTGTTTCAATTGATATGCTCGTTTATGGAGGAATTGTTCCCTCACGTCTCCATTTGCTCACGGTAGAGGAGTGTGAATCTCGTCTTCATGTCTTAAAGGAGTTAAAGGAAAAGCACCCCTCCCTTCAAATCTATGCGTTTAATCTCATTATGAGGACACCTTCATATAACAGCGATGATGAAGAGCCTACCTATTATGCCTCCTCCGGAAGTGACATTTTCACCTACGGCTGGCTCACTGATAAACAAACCTCAGATGAGCTTACTGCCGACGAGCAGCAAACATTGTCAGCGGTTGAGAAGCGTCTTCCCGCTAGCGTTCTAACTGACTTTACGAACCGACGTCATATGAACGCCACCGTGAACAAAAAAACGGTCGATTACGCTGCGGATCAAGTCATTAATTTTCTCATCATTCCTCTTGATGACAATGCACAATACGGGTTTTCGCCAAAGGAACAGCGCAAACTTGTCACACATATAGAGAAGAAAAACCTTATGGACATTGTTGCCGTTTATCCTGGCGCCGATGAAGCCGGCTGCACGTTGTTCGCTCATGTCTTCTGTAAGGAAAAACAATATGAACCAGAGATCTACATAAAATATTCATCTACAAAAGGCCCATCTATCATTCCTGCCTTGGAAGATCGCTCATTAAATGAAAGCGTGAAAGCACAAATCGCTGCTGCAAATGGCTATTTAACTGACTCTGAAGCAAGTGCAGATGCCATATTAATGATTCATTCACCGGGTGCTGGGCAAACTCATATGGCTGGACCAGAAGATTTTACCGAAAGGCACCCCTCGTATGTGTCCGAAATAAACAAGCGAGAATTCGTTCGTACAATGAAACGCTTTATCGATAAAGGCAAAACGGTCGGTCTCGCAGATGTAGCCATCTTAAATGGAAGTGATCATCTGCTTATGCAACTCTTAAGTAAAAACAACCTACTGCACGAGCTTGCCTCATATGCGGGGTGGAACACATCAGGAAATACATTAGGAACAGCCATCGCCCAGCTCATTATCCAATCGTATTACGGGCCATCTCTTCAGTCTCGCTACAATTTACTGTATCGCTTAGTAGAAGATTGGGGGTATCAAGCAACCGTTCGTCAGCAGGTCACACAAGAACTACTGCCTACCCTCGATGCGACCTATTTCGACATTAGCGCAGAGCAACATTCAGTTGAAGCACAGATTACAGAACGTATAAAAGAGTTTGTGACGAGAGAATTCCCCCCAGAATTGCTCGAAGGTTTAACTATTTCCCGATGTACCATGCCGTGGACAAGAATGTTTGAAGTCGAGCTTGAAATACAACTAACCTAA
- a CDS encoding PstS family phosphate ABC transporter substrate-binding protein: protein MKKMSFLLAAFLLMILAACGNGDGSGGTPNADGANTEDATDDGGSEGEDSAAGDDAEGTVSGSVGIDGSSTVFPIMEAVSEEFQKEFPEVQAPIGVSGTGGGFEKFIAGETDISNASRPISEEEVAALEEAGIEYTEFEIAYDGISVVVNSENDWVDQLTVEELQSMWLEEGGATTWADVREGWPAEPIQFYSPGTDSGTFDYWNEVILEEQQIRKDVVLSENDNTLVQGVVGNKNAVSYFGYAYYLENQDTLNIVPIVNEAGEAVEPNEDTIASGDYNPLSRPMFIYVNNASLAEKPQVYEYVMFALENAGTLSEEVGYVGSPQEVYDEAISTANEIAGQ, encoded by the coding sequence ATGAAAAAAATGTCTTTTTTGCTCGCAGCTTTTCTCCTTATGATTCTTGCGGCATGTGGTAACGGTGACGGTAGTGGCGGAACACCAAACGCTGACGGAGCAAACACTGAAGATGCGACAGACGATGGCGGTTCAGAAGGTGAAGATTCAGCTGCAGGAGATGACGCTGAAGGAACTGTATCAGGAAGTGTTGGCATCGACGGATCTTCAACAGTATTCCCTATTATGGAAGCTGTATCTGAAGAATTTCAAAAGGAATTCCCTGAAGTACAAGCTCCGATTGGAGTATCCGGTACTGGTGGCGGATTTGAGAAGTTCATCGCTGGAGAAACTGACATTTCAAATGCTTCACGTCCTATTAGTGAAGAAGAAGTTGCAGCGCTTGAAGAAGCAGGCATTGAATATACGGAGTTCGAAATTGCTTATGACGGGATTTCCGTTGTTGTCAATAGTGAAAACGATTGGGTCGACCAATTGACAGTTGAAGAATTGCAAAGCATGTGGCTTGAAGAAGGTGGCGCTACTACATGGGCTGACGTTCGTGAAGGCTGGCCAGCTGAACCAATCCAATTTTATAGCCCTGGAACAGATTCAGGAACATTTGACTACTGGAATGAAGTTATTCTAGAAGAACAACAAATCCGTAAGGATGTTGTTCTCTCTGAAAATGACAACACACTTGTCCAAGGTGTTGTTGGAAACAAAAATGCAGTTTCATACTTTGGATATGCGTACTACCTTGAAAATCAGGACACGCTGAATATCGTTCCTATTGTGAACGAAGCTGGTGAAGCAGTTGAGCCAAATGAAGACACGATTGCTTCTGGTGACTACAACCCACTTTCACGTCCTATGTTCATCTATGTAAATAACGCTTCATTGGCAGAAAAGCCACAGGTTTATGAGTACGTTATGTTCGCACTTGAGAATGCCGGTACATTGTCTGAAGAAGTTGGATATGTAGGTTCACCTCAAGAAGTATATGACGAAGCTATCTCTACTGCGAACGAAATCGCTGGACAATAA
- the pstC gene encoding phosphate ABC transporter permease subunit PstC yields the protein MNRTNQNESIAEIIERKKSKSNWLGNFIEKAIPVVLWLAAVISILTTVGIIFTLLKETSSFFSEVSILQFITDLNWYPFFEADPEFGILPLLSGTLLVAVIAMFVAIPFGLATAIYLSEYASESVRRSIKPILEVLAGIPTIVYGYFALTFVTPLLQTIIPDLPFFNALSPGIVVGIMIIPMVASLSEDAMSAVPNAMREGALALGSTRLEVALKVVLPAALSGVIASFVLAISRAIGETMIVTIAGGSSPTLTFDPTDSIQTMTAFIVQASLGDASYGSIIYFSIYAVGITLFIFTLIINMIAQYISKRFRESY from the coding sequence ATGAATCGTACAAATCAGAATGAATCAATTGCAGAAATTATTGAACGTAAAAAAAGCAAGTCCAACTGGTTAGGGAACTTTATTGAAAAAGCCATCCCGGTTGTTCTCTGGCTGGCTGCTGTTATATCCATTCTTACAACGGTTGGTATTATATTTACACTCCTAAAAGAAACATCAAGCTTCTTTTCAGAAGTAAGCATCTTGCAATTTATAACTGATTTAAACTGGTATCCTTTCTTTGAAGCAGATCCTGAATTTGGTATCCTTCCTTTATTAAGTGGGACACTGTTGGTTGCGGTTATCGCAATGTTTGTTGCCATTCCATTTGGCTTAGCTACGGCGATTTATTTAAGTGAATATGCGAGTGAATCTGTACGTCGTAGTATAAAGCCTATATTGGAAGTTCTTGCGGGAATCCCTACGATTGTGTACGGATATTTTGCGTTAACTTTTGTTACGCCCTTATTACAAACTATTATTCCTGATTTGCCATTCTTCAACGCGTTAAGCCCGGGTATTGTTGTTGGAATCATGATTATTCCAATGGTTGCCTCCTTGTCAGAGGATGCAATGAGCGCTGTCCCTAACGCTATGAGAGAAGGCGCTCTTGCTTTAGGTTCGACACGGCTTGAGGTGGCTTTAAAGGTTGTTCTTCCTGCTGCTTTATCCGGTGTCATTGCTTCATTTGTATTGGCTATTTCGAGAGCCATTGGAGAAACAATGATCGTAACTATCGCAGGTGGTTCATCACCAACACTAACATTCGATCCGACAGATTCCATCCAAACGATGACTGCCTTTATTGTGCAAGCAAGCCTAGGCGATGCGTCGTATGGATCCATTATTTATTTCAGTATTTATGCGGTTGGTATTACACTATTCATATTTACACTCATCATCAACATGATTGCGCAATACATTTCAAAACGATTCAGGGAGAGCTATTGA
- the pstA gene encoding phosphate ABC transporter permease PstA, which produces MSLINKTDVEQRMHGRQRKNNVSKYLFLAATMFGLVVLAVLFYRVISQGAPHISWNFFTEFASRNPEDAGMKAPLYGTFWLMLITAPVSVILGVSTALYLEMYAKKNRFTSFIQTNISNLAGVPSIVFGLLGLTIFVRLMEMNQSIMAGGLTLALLILPVIIVASQESIRAVPSDVQEASYGLGATKWQTIRRVVLPAAIPGILTGSILALSRAIGETAPLIMIGAFTFIAFVPENVWSGFTAMPIQIYNWTARPQEEFQQIAAGGIIILLAMLLIMNSIAVLIRNKFSKRY; this is translated from the coding sequence ATGTCACTCATTAATAAAACCGACGTCGAACAGCGCATGCATGGCAGGCAACGAAAAAACAATGTCTCTAAATATTTGTTTCTTGCCGCAACAATGTTTGGATTAGTTGTTTTAGCGGTATTGTTTTATAGAGTCATTTCTCAAGGGGCTCCACACATTTCATGGAACTTCTTTACTGAATTTGCATCACGTAATCCCGAAGACGCAGGCATGAAGGCTCCACTATACGGAACCTTTTGGCTCATGTTAATTACAGCACCTGTTTCCGTCATTTTAGGCGTATCCACTGCGCTTTACCTTGAAATGTACGCCAAAAAGAATCGTTTTACATCTTTTATCCAAACGAACATTTCAAACCTAGCTGGGGTACCCTCGATCGTGTTTGGTCTTTTAGGCCTAACCATCTTTGTCCGGCTAATGGAAATGAATCAAAGCATCATGGCTGGTGGACTCACACTGGCACTTCTTATCCTGCCTGTCATCATCGTCGCCTCACAGGAATCCATTCGGGCGGTGCCAAGCGATGTCCAGGAAGCGTCTTACGGCTTAGGAGCAACGAAATGGCAGACAATACGACGTGTTGTCCTCCCGGCAGCAATTCCTGGGATTTTAACAGGAAGCATTCTTGCCCTTTCAAGAGCCATTGGTGAAACAGCTCCATTGATCATGATTGGTGCCTTCACATTTATTGCCTTTGTCCCAGAAAATGTTTGGTCCGGCTTCACCGCAATGCCAATTCAGATTTACAACTGGACGGCTCGTCCACAAGAGGAATTCCAGCAAATCGCTGCTGGCGGTATTATTATTCTCCTCGCTATGCTTCTTATCATGAACTCGATTGCTGTATTGATTAGAAATAAATTCTCAAAACGATACTAA
- the pstB gene encoding phosphate ABC transporter ATP-binding protein PstB, producing MSIDLKPKTTNTNTNVEQVENNQSASKRNVYEVENFNLWYGSDQALKNVDFNIVENEVTAIIGPSGCGKSTFIKSLNRMIELIPIVRVSGSIKYRGENTLDKKYEVERLRTKVGMVFQKPNPFPKSIYENVAYGPRIHGIKNKKMLDEIVEKSLRGAAIWDEVKDRLKENAFGLSGGQQQRICIARCLAIEPDVILMDEPTSALDPISTLKVEELVQELKKSYSIVIVTHNMQQAARISDKTAFFLNGELIELDNTNQLFSNPADKRTEDYITGRFG from the coding sequence ATGAGCATCGATCTTAAACCGAAAACAACAAACACAAATACGAACGTTGAGCAGGTTGAAAACAACCAATCAGCATCCAAGCGTAATGTGTATGAAGTAGAAAACTTTAATCTTTGGTATGGCAGCGACCAAGCCTTGAAAAATGTTGACTTTAACATCGTTGAAAATGAAGTTACTGCCATCATTGGACCTTCTGGTTGCGGAAAATCGACTTTTATTAAATCACTTAATCGTATGATTGAATTGATCCCGATTGTCCGCGTCTCCGGTTCAATCAAATACCGTGGAGAAAATACGTTAGACAAAAAATACGAAGTTGAGCGTCTGCGTACGAAGGTCGGCATGGTTTTCCAAAAACCGAACCCATTTCCAAAATCTATTTATGAAAATGTGGCTTACGGTCCACGCATTCACGGCATTAAAAACAAAAAAATGCTAGATGAGATTGTTGAAAAAAGTTTACGTGGTGCTGCGATCTGGGATGAAGTAAAAGACCGTTTAAAGGAAAATGCTTTTGGTCTTTCTGGTGGTCAGCAACAGCGAATCTGTATTGCTCGTTGTCTTGCGATCGAACCAGATGTCATTCTTATGGATGAGCCGACTTCTGCACTTGATCCAATTTCAACACTTAAGGTGGAGGAACTTGTACAAGAGTTGAAGAAATCTTATAGTATTGTTATTGTGACGCACAACATGCAACAAGCGGCACGGATTTCAGACAAAACGGCGTTTTTCTTAAACGGTGAGTTGATTGAATTAGACAATACGAACCAACTGTTTTCAAATCCGGCAGATAAACGTACAGAGGATTACATTACAGGTCGATTCGGATAA
- the phoU gene encoding phosphate signaling complex protein PhoU has product MPASARPSFEEELHQLHDLILKMGEKARESVTRSIAALQTQDVEGAIQVIDYDIKINRLEDQINEKAIWLIAKEQPMATDLRKLMTAIKISSDIERIGDLAVNVAKSTVIIGRETLFKPLNDIPEMANKVVTMFDQSLKAFHEEDVVLAREVAELDDEVDDLYGRLVKELMHTMSERPEMIQQITQLAFIARYLERVGDHTTNIAENVVYLVKGKMYDLNA; this is encoded by the coding sequence ATGCCCGCAAGCGCGAGACCATCGTTTGAAGAAGAGCTTCATCAACTGCATGATTTAATCTTGAAGATGGGCGAAAAAGCACGTGAGTCAGTCACACGTTCAATAGCTGCTCTGCAAACGCAGGATGTTGAAGGTGCTATTCAGGTCATTGATTATGATATTAAAATCAACCGACTTGAAGACCAAATAAATGAAAAAGCCATTTGGCTCATTGCAAAAGAACAGCCTATGGCAACTGATTTGCGTAAATTGATGACGGCGATAAAAATCTCCTCTGATATCGAACGCATCGGTGATTTGGCGGTAAATGTTGCTAAATCAACAGTCATTATTGGACGCGAAACACTTTTTAAGCCTTTAAATGACATTCCTGAAATGGCTAATAAGGTTGTCACGATGTTCGATCAAAGTCTGAAAGCCTTCCATGAGGAAGACGTTGTGCTCGCCCGCGAAGTGGCCGAGCTAGATGACGAGGTTGACGACCTTTATGGACGACTCGTCAAAGAACTAATGCATACCATGTCCGAGCGTCCTGAGATGATTCAGCAAATCACACAGCTTGCATTTATTGCTCGTTACCTTGAACGCGTTGGCGATCATACAACCAACATCGCCGAAAACGTTGTTTATCTCGTCAAAGGGAAAATGTACGACTTGAATGCATAA
- a CDS encoding RNA polymerase sigma factor, whose protein sequence is MERKWIKAIKKQQSQEAADLLVRHYYNEIYSFVYKEMMDQELALDITQEIFISMLKGIHNFSYRSSFRTWLYKVAKSRLIDYYRSKFHKQSRRTDELHPEWEPDAASHDVSIDTEEQAELAMEVFLSIEETSQRIVSQKVFRGDTFLEIAATLELNESTVKSKYYAALRKIKKEMGAMTHERQAGCSND, encoded by the coding sequence ATGGAGCGTAAATGGATCAAAGCGATTAAGAAGCAGCAAAGTCAGGAAGCGGCTGATCTGCTTGTTCGCCACTATTACAATGAAATCTACTCTTTTGTTTACAAGGAAATGATGGATCAGGAGCTTGCTTTGGACATTACGCAAGAAATTTTTATTTCTATGCTCAAGGGCATCCACAATTTTTCCTACCGCTCCTCCTTTCGTACGTGGCTTTACAAAGTCGCTAAATCCAGACTGATCGACTATTACCGCTCAAAATTTCACAAGCAATCGAGACGAACAGACGAGCTACATCCCGAATGGGAGCCTGACGCAGCGTCTCACGATGTTTCCATTGATACAGAGGAACAGGCAGAGCTTGCGATGGAGGTATTCCTTTCAATTGAGGAAACAAGCCAGCGTATCGTAAGCCAAAAGGTGTTTAGAGGCGATACGTTTTTAGAAATTGCTGCCACTCTAGAGCTAAATGAATCCACCGTAAAATCAAAATATTACGCTGCGTTACGTAAGATCAAAAAAGAGATGGGGGCAATGACGCATGAACGACAAGCTGGATGCTCAAACGATTGA
- a CDS encoding ATP-binding cassette domain-containing protein: MLSVKQVTKTYGTLTALENISIEFTHGVYGLLAPNGAGKTTLLKMLTTLLFPTRGQIEYNGSPITTLDEQYRDLLGYLPQEFGYYKNDTPDKYLTYLAALKGMSRKDAQQRIPEVLQAVGLRDVQSRKMKTFSGGMIQRVGIAQALLNDPKILILDEPTAGLDPKERARFRKLLTSLATDRIIIVSTHIVSDVAFIANEIIMLKSGQLLYKASNEAICATLEGHLFEADINTKEADVFRQKHSVLSERVSQDFYSFRFVSKQAALPAWRPVDPQLEDVFLFEYEEDGTPL; the protein is encoded by the coding sequence ATGCTTTCAGTGAAGCAAGTCACAAAAACTTATGGGACGTTGACAGCTCTCGAAAACATTTCCATTGAGTTTACACATGGTGTTTACGGTTTACTGGCACCAAATGGAGCTGGCAAAACGACACTGTTAAAAATGCTCACGACGTTGTTGTTTCCAACACGTGGGCAGATTGAATACAACGGTTCCCCTATTACAACGCTGGACGAGCAGTATCGTGATCTCTTAGGCTATTTGCCTCAGGAGTTTGGCTACTACAAAAACGATACGCCAGACAAATATTTAACCTATCTCGCTGCTCTTAAGGGGATGTCTAGAAAAGACGCACAGCAGCGCATCCCCGAAGTGCTTCAAGCGGTTGGTTTACGTGACGTCCAGTCAAGAAAAATGAAAACCTTCTCTGGAGGAATGATCCAACGCGTTGGAATTGCTCAGGCATTGTTAAACGATCCGAAAATCCTCATCTTAGACGAACCAACAGCCGGCCTTGATCCTAAAGAAAGAGCCCGCTTTCGAAAGCTGCTCACATCGCTGGCAACCGATCGCATCATTATCGTTTCAACTCATATCGTCTCTGATGTTGCGTTTATAGCGAATGAAATTATTATGCTAAAATCGGGCCAGCTGCTCTATAAAGCCAGCAACGAAGCGATCTGTGCAACACTCGAGGGCCATCTGTTTGAAGCAGACATAAACACGAAGGAAGCCGACGTCTTTCGACAAAAGCATTCTGTTCTCTCTGAACGTGTTTCACAAGACTTCTACAGCTTCCGCTTTGTATCAAAGCAAGCTGCCCTCCCAGCATGGCGACCAGTTGATCCACAGCTTGAAGACGTGTTTCTCTTTGAATATGAAGAAGATGGGACTCCGCTATGA
- a CDS encoding YczE/YyaS/YitT family protein, whose product MKRFVIFIIGLLFLTCGIVLTIRSSLGTSPFDALLVGLSKTVGLTPGSWEVIIALLLIGLNAFLSKQRPEFLALVTALITGVFIDLWLLMLSPIEWPSAGLSTFILFGMGLIIMGFGTALYLHTNIAPIPIDRLMLLIKKITGMRLLYCKNLLSLVFLLLALFFHGPIGIGTILIVLLGGPLLSGFTPLAKQLDIKLSIKNQKTVPLD is encoded by the coding sequence ATGAAGCGCTTCGTTATTTTCATTATTGGCTTGTTGTTTTTGACCTGTGGCATTGTTTTAACGATTCGTTCCAGCTTAGGCACATCTCCGTTTGATGCCTTGCTTGTCGGACTGTCCAAAACGGTCGGCTTAACTCCCGGAAGCTGGGAGGTCATTATTGCCCTCTTGCTCATCGGACTTAATGCGTTCCTGAGCAAGCAAAGACCTGAATTTTTAGCGCTTGTGACCGCATTGATCACTGGTGTTTTCATAGATCTCTGGCTGTTGATGTTATCTCCGATTGAGTGGCCATCTGCAGGACTAAGCACCTTCATTCTTTTTGGCATGGGGCTTATTATCATGGGTTTTGGAACAGCTCTCTATTTGCACACGAACATTGCCCCGATACCGATTGATCGCTTAATGCTTCTTATTAAAAAAATCACCGGCATGCGTTTGTTGTATTGTAAAAATCTACTCAGTCTTGTGTTTTTATTGCTTGCCTTGTTTTTTCACGGACCAATTGGGATAGGAACCATTCTGATCGTCCTACTTGGCGGACCGTTGCTTAGCGGTTTTACACCATTGGCCAAACAACTGGATATCAAGTTATCAATAAAAAATCAAAAAACCGTTCCTCTGGATTGA
- a CDS encoding aldo/keto reductase produces MSSFPLKTVHGVNASQIVLGCMRMGGAWDDSPITSEQIKDGHAAIEAALDIGINMFDHADIYSSGKAEIIFGDVLRENPSLRDNIILQSKCGIRFEDEEGPHRYDFSKSHILQSVDGILKRLGTDYIDILLLHRPDPLVDPEEVASAFRTLKEAGKVRHFGVSNMNHGQIKLLQSYWDEPLVANQLELSLLKTGFLHTGIYVNQQQAKDNTFPDGTMEFHRLENIQLQSWGPLSQGLSSGASLADQPEAVVNTAKLVKQMAADKNTTPESIVLSWLMTHPANIQPVIGTINADRIRACEDAKTLRLTRGEWNWLYHASRGREIPEKRLSTSFATS; encoded by the coding sequence ATGAGTTCGTTTCCACTAAAAACCGTTCATGGCGTTAATGCAAGTCAGATCGTGCTTGGGTGTATGAGAATGGGTGGTGCCTGGGATGACAGCCCGATCACGTCAGAACAGATAAAAGATGGTCACGCAGCAATTGAAGCTGCGCTAGACATCGGCATTAATATGTTTGATCATGCGGATATCTATTCAAGCGGAAAGGCTGAAATTATTTTTGGTGATGTCCTTAGGGAGAATCCAAGTTTGCGAGACAACATCATTCTACAATCCAAGTGCGGCATTCGCTTTGAAGATGAAGAAGGACCGCATCGCTATGATTTTAGTAAATCTCATATTTTACAAAGTGTTGATGGCATACTTAAACGGCTAGGCACAGACTACATTGATATCCTTCTCTTGCATCGCCCTGATCCCCTTGTGGACCCTGAAGAGGTGGCGTCTGCATTTCGAACGCTTAAAGAGGCGGGGAAAGTTCGCCATTTCGGTGTGTCCAACATGAACCACGGGCAGATCAAATTGCTACAGTCGTATTGGGACGAGCCTCTAGTGGCCAACCAACTCGAATTAAGTTTGCTTAAAACAGGTTTCCTTCATACCGGCATCTATGTGAACCAACAGCAGGCGAAGGACAACACGTTTCCGGATGGTACGATGGAATTCCATCGCTTAGAAAACATTCAGCTTCAATCTTGGGGACCACTCTCACAAGGGCTGTCTTCTGGTGCTTCGCTCGCTGATCAGCCTGAAGCCGTCGTGAATACGGCAAAACTTGTGAAGCAAATGGCCGCAGACAAAAACACGACGCCGGAATCAATCGTACTCTCGTGGCTGATGACGCACCCTGCCAACATTCAGCCGGTCATTGGAACCATTAATGCAGATCGTATCCGTGCATGTGAGGATGCGAAAACATTGCGACTGACTCGGGGCGAGTGGAACTGGTTATACCATGCGTCCAGAGGCAGAGAAATTCCCGAGAAGCGGCTGTCGACGAGCTTTGCCACCAGTTAA
- the codB gene encoding cytosine permease, protein MSQKKLQDQDFELQAVPSSAGRGFWKMFMLMVGFTFFSASMLAGGTLGQGLSFSHFIVTVLIGNLILGTYTGLLANIAAKSGLSTHLLTRYSFGEKGSYLPSFLLSITQIGWFGVGVMMFSVPVQTVTGWNIWIIIIVSGALMTATAYLGIKALTALSFVAVPAIAILGTISVGSAVNTMGGVNELFAYQPTETLTYAAAIAICLGSFISGGTLTPDFARFAKTKKIAVSTTLIAFFLGNSLMFLFGAVGTIATGKSDISEVMFTQGLILPAIIILGLNIWTTNDNSLYASGLGFSNITKIAKKKLVIVNGLFGTLMAMWLYNNFISWLGFLNMTLPPIGAIIIADYYFCRAKRYAALEHHSFQVVRWQAILAWAIGVLCALFIPGIAPLYSMLGAAVSYVVLAKVFDKPSAQRSSMKEVR, encoded by the coding sequence GTGTCGCAGAAAAAACTACAGGATCAGGATTTTGAACTTCAAGCAGTGCCTTCGTCGGCGGGCCGAGGGTTTTGGAAAATGTTTATGCTCATGGTCGGTTTTACATTTTTCTCAGCGAGTATGCTCGCAGGGGGGACATTAGGGCAAGGATTGTCCTTCTCTCATTTTATTGTCACCGTATTAATCGGGAATCTTATTCTCGGTACATACACAGGACTATTGGCAAATATCGCCGCAAAATCAGGTCTTTCCACGCACCTTCTCACAAGGTACTCATTTGGTGAAAAAGGATCGTACCTCCCATCCTTCCTCCTTTCTATTACACAAATTGGCTGGTTTGGTGTCGGGGTGATGATGTTTTCTGTTCCTGTCCAAACGGTCACTGGGTGGAACATTTGGATCATTATTATCGTCTCTGGGGCATTGATGACGGCTACTGCGTATTTAGGCATTAAAGCCTTAACCGCGCTCAGCTTTGTCGCTGTACCTGCCATTGCCATCCTTGGAACGATCTCTGTCGGCAGCGCGGTCAACACGATGGGCGGAGTGAATGAACTGTTCGCCTATCAGCCAACAGAAACATTGACGTATGCAGCTGCCATTGCCATTTGTCTAGGCTCCTTTATTAGTGGAGGAACGCTGACACCTGACTTTGCCCGCTTTGCCAAGACGAAGAAAATCGCCGTATCTACGACGCTGATTGCCTTCTTTCTCGGCAACTCGCTCATGTTCCTCTTCGGTGCTGTCGGTACCATTGCCACTGGTAAATCGGATATTTCCGAGGTGATGTTTACTCAAGGATTGATTTTGCCTGCCATCATTATTCTTGGGCTGAACATCTGGACGACCAATGACAACTCGTTGTATGCCTCTGGGCTTGGTTTTTCAAACATCACCAAAATCGCGAAGAAAAAGCTCGTCATTGTGAATGGGTTATTTGGCACATTGATGGCCATGTGGCTGTACAACAATTTTATTAGCTGGCTCGGCTTTCTTAATATGACTCTCCCACCTATTGGTGCCATTATTATCGCGGATTATTATTTTTGTCGCGCAAAGCGCTATGCGGCCCTAGAACACCACTCTTTTCAAGTCGTGCGCTGGCAAGCCATTCTCGCTTGGGCCATCGGTGTCCTTTGTGCGCTATTCATCCCTGGCATTGCGCCGCTCTATTCTATGCTTGGCGCGGCTGTAAGTTATGTTGTCTTAGCCAAAGTATTCGACAAGCCGTCAGCACAACGATCATCAATGAAAGAGGTTAGATAA